Proteins co-encoded in one Bacillus sp. FSL H8-0547 genomic window:
- a CDS encoding VanW family protein encodes MGEKEVLLTAKNAVSAKAVSAKAAEISREFALIDPRDGKAVKTIEAAPLSDKAAHAENMEKLVKELAGQYDRPMTPSKIRNGKLEPGQSRVILDEKALLQQLMSLPAFDRDIILPITETSPNVTAESLTGASQKVIGTYRTTFNASVKGRSMNIALSANAIDQIVLGPGDRFYFNQTVGERTPARGYQKAMEIVNKEFVEGIGGGICQTSSTLYNAVAQAGLEIIELHHHSKEVGYVPINKDATVSWNGYDFKFMNSKDHPVIIKTMTDLTNGSLQVQIIEAVK; translated from the coding sequence TTGGGAGAAAAAGAGGTGCTGCTGACAGCTAAAAATGCCGTCAGCGCCAAAGCGGTCTCAGCAAAAGCTGCTGAAATCAGCCGGGAGTTTGCCTTAATCGACCCAAGGGACGGCAAAGCGGTCAAAACCATTGAAGCCGCTCCTCTGTCAGATAAAGCAGCTCACGCAGAAAATATGGAAAAGCTTGTGAAAGAGCTTGCCGGACAGTATGACAGGCCAATGACACCTTCAAAGATAAGAAACGGCAAGCTGGAACCTGGTCAAAGCAGAGTAATTCTGGATGAAAAAGCATTGCTCCAGCAGCTGATGTCGCTTCCTGCTTTTGACAGGGATATTATCCTTCCGATCACAGAAACATCACCAAACGTTACGGCAGAATCATTGACCGGAGCTTCTCAGAAAGTGATTGGAACCTACAGAACAACATTTAATGCTTCAGTAAAGGGCAGGAGCATGAATATCGCTTTGTCTGCAAATGCGATTGACCAGATTGTACTTGGTCCTGGAGACAGATTTTATTTCAATCAGACAGTTGGCGAACGGACTCCGGCACGCGGTTACCAAAAAGCAATGGAGATCGTCAACAAGGAATTTGTAGAAGGCATAGGCGGCGGAATTTGCCAGACTTCAAGCACCCTGTACAACGCAGTGGCACAGGCAGGACTTGAAATCATTGAGCTTCACCACCATTCCAAAGAAGTCGGCTATGTGCCGATCAATAAGGATGCTACCGTTTCATGGAACGGATATGATTTTAAGTTTATGAACAGCAAAGACCATCCTGTTATTATTAAAACAATGACAGATCTAACAAACGGCAGCCTTCAAGTTCAGATCATAGAAGCAGTAAAATAA
- a CDS encoding TrkA family potassium uptake protein has protein sequence MKKDFAVIGLGRFGGSICRELSEEGMEVMAIDLDEDKVNEYANIASHAVVGDTTDEAVLKSLGIRNFDHVIVAIGDNIQSSILTTLMLKELGVKFITVKAQNDYHEKVLSKIGADQIVHPERDMGRRIAHNLISNNVLDYLELSDEHSIVEIVANSKLDGNTLIDLDIRAKYGINIVAIKRDKEIFVSPQADEIIQKGDILIVIGADTDIDRFEKRVLEA, from the coding sequence ATGAAAAAAGATTTTGCAGTTATCGGCCTTGGCCGTTTTGGCGGGAGCATTTGCCGCGAGCTCAGCGAAGAGGGCATGGAAGTAATGGCGATTGACCTTGATGAAGATAAAGTAAACGAATATGCTAATATAGCTTCACATGCCGTAGTAGGAGATACAACAGATGAAGCTGTATTAAAAAGTCTTGGAATCCGTAACTTTGATCATGTCATTGTTGCGATTGGGGATAACATTCAGTCGAGCATTCTTACAACGCTGATGCTTAAAGAGCTTGGAGTGAAGTTTATTACAGTCAAAGCCCAGAATGATTATCACGAAAAGGTGCTTTCCAAAATAGGCGCCGATCAGATTGTCCATCCAGAGAGGGATATGGGAAGACGGATTGCCCATAATCTTATTTCAAACAATGTGCTTGATTATCTTGAGCTTTCTGATGAACACAGCATCGTTGAGATTGTGGCAAACAGCAAGCTCGATGGAAACACGCTGATTGATCTTGATATTCGTGCCAAATACGGCATTAACATTGTTGCCATTAAAAGAGATAAAGAAATTTTTGTTTCTCCCCAGGCAGATGAAATTATCCAAAAGGGCGATATTCTGATCGTCATCGGTGCAGATACAGATATAGACCGGTTTGAAAAGCGGGTTCTGGAAGCTTAA
- a CDS encoding GTP-binding protein, with the protein MKSVEVYILSGFLGAGKTTLLKNILKQEQENGRKIAVVMNELGKISIDSDAVSDDIPLKELLNGCVCCTMQGQLEAQLQGMLSQYELDAIYIETTGAAHPIEVLDACLSPVFADKLAIGAIVTLVDGPRYHDRTGLSIQLQKLLQEQIHHADVVLLNKIDSLSDSEQASLVMDIQNIAPASKVLLTQFASVRLSDFQQVSRMKRREHEQTHVEHQLHLKTYVHTFTGPIDFDSFENFLRTMPDTIYRVKGYVAFTRSAETYLFQYSYGMPLYMKEPVKMKKTLVFIGENLDHDWLKQKLTSLQH; encoded by the coding sequence ATGAAATCTGTTGAAGTCTACATTCTGTCCGGATTTTTAGGGGCAGGGAAAACCACTCTATTAAAAAATATTCTAAAACAGGAACAAGAAAACGGAAGAAAAATTGCCGTCGTGATGAACGAGCTCGGTAAAATATCCATAGATTCGGATGCTGTTTCTGATGATATTCCGCTGAAAGAACTGCTCAACGGGTGTGTCTGCTGCACGATGCAGGGACAGCTCGAAGCACAGCTTCAAGGCATGCTTTCGCAGTATGAGCTTGATGCCATCTATATTGAAACAACAGGTGCAGCACATCCTATTGAAGTCCTTGACGCCTGTTTGTCTCCTGTTTTTGCAGACAAACTTGCTATTGGAGCCATTGTCACCCTTGTTGACGGCCCACGCTATCACGACCGTACCGGTCTCAGCATTCAGCTTCAGAAACTGCTTCAGGAGCAGATTCATCATGCAGATGTAGTGCTTCTTAATAAAATCGATTCCTTATCAGATTCTGAGCAGGCGTCCCTTGTAATGGATATTCAGAACATAGCTCCTGCATCCAAGGTACTTCTTACCCAGTTTGCATCCGTCCGCCTGAGTGATTTTCAGCAGGTGTCACGCATGAAGAGACGTGAGCACGAGCAGACACATGTCGAGCACCAGCTTCATTTAAAAACGTATGTTCATACCTTTACAGGTCCAATTGATTTTGACTCATTTGAGAACTTCCTGCGAACGATGCCTGATACGATCTACCGGGTAAAAGGCTATGTTGCTTTTACCCGCTCGGCGGAAACGTATCTTTTTCAGTATTCCTACGGGATGCCGCTTTATATGAAAGAACCTGTTAAAATGAAAAAAACCCTTGTCTTTATTGGAGAAAACCTGGATCATGACTGGCTGAAGCAAAAGCTTACCAGTCTGCAGCACTGA
- a CDS encoding acyl-CoA thioesterase, translating into MEIKFCRHSFVVKTSIVLPSDTNNYGTLFGGRLMSYIDDVAAIAAIRHARTPVVTASTDSVDFLHPIYEGNSVCLEAFVTYTGRTSMEVFVKVISEDLLNGNRNLCAMSFLTMVAVDKHNKPTPVPQVVPESETEKMLHDSALRRAAIRKKRKEEAAGMAAAFGTDYPWC; encoded by the coding sequence GTGGAAATAAAGTTCTGCCGACACTCTTTTGTTGTGAAAACGAGCATTGTCCTTCCGTCAGATACAAATAACTATGGTACGTTATTCGGTGGAAGGCTCATGTCGTATATTGACGATGTTGCAGCAATTGCAGCAATCAGACATGCAAGGACGCCGGTCGTCACGGCATCCACAGATTCTGTTGATTTTCTTCATCCTATTTATGAAGGGAATTCAGTCTGTCTTGAAGCATTTGTGACGTATACAGGAAGAACGTCAATGGAAGTATTTGTGAAAGTCATTTCCGAAGATCTCCTGAACGGCAACAGAAACCTTTGTGCCATGTCGTTTTTAACAATGGTTGCCGTAGACAAACATAACAAGCCTACTCCTGTTCCGCAGGTGGTGCCTGAATCAGAAACAGAGAAAATGCTGCATGACTCCGCTCTGAGGAGGGCAGCAATCAGAAAAAAACGCAAAGAAGAAGCTGCTGGCATGGCAGCTGCATTTGGAACGGACTATCCGTGGTGCTGA
- a CDS encoding aminopeptidase, with amino-acid sequence MTSFQTNLEKYAELAVKVGVNIQKGQTLVINASLDAAEFVRLVVRKAYETGAKHVQVDWADDEVTRARFELAPMEAFSEFPEWRAKGLEALAEGGAAFMSIVSSTPDLLKGIDSKRISASSKAAGTALSTYRNYIQADKVSWSVIAVPSEKWAAKVFPDAEDQAVDLLWDAIFKATRTDLEDPVSAWKEHDRSLNSKVEYLNGKKYKKLHYRAKGTDLTIELPEKHLWIGAGSTNEQGHDFMANMPTEEVFTVPAKEGVNGTVTSTKPLSYGGNLIDNFSITFENGRISDVKAEEGEEILKELVATDEGSHYLGEVALVPHDSPISMSNVLFYNTLFDENASNHLAIGNAYAFCIEGGKKMSREELEKNGVNSSITHVDFMIGSEEMDIDGILEDGTSEPIFRKGTWAI; translated from the coding sequence ATGACTTCTTTTCAAACAAACTTAGAAAAATATGCTGAGCTAGCCGTTAAAGTCGGCGTAAATATTCAAAAAGGACAAACGCTTGTCATCAATGCTTCTCTTGATGCAGCGGAATTCGTCCGTCTTGTCGTCAGAAAAGCATATGAGACTGGCGCAAAACACGTTCAGGTTGACTGGGCGGATGATGAAGTGACGCGCGCCCGTTTTGAGCTTGCTCCGATGGAAGCGTTCAGTGAATTTCCTGAGTGGCGCGCAAAAGGGCTTGAAGCACTTGCCGAAGGCGGAGCTGCCTTCATGTCCATCGTTTCATCAACGCCTGATTTGCTGAAAGGCATTGATTCAAAACGCATCTCAGCCAGTTCAAAAGCTGCAGGAACGGCGCTTTCAACCTACAGAAATTACATACAGGCAGACAAAGTCAGCTGGTCTGTCATTGCTGTTCCTTCTGAAAAGTGGGCGGCAAAAGTGTTCCCTGATGCAGAAGACCAGGCTGTAGATCTGCTGTGGGATGCTATTTTTAAAGCAACACGCACTGACCTTGAAGATCCTGTTTCGGCATGGAAAGAACATGACCGGTCACTGAACAGCAAAGTCGAGTATTTAAACGGCAAGAAATATAAAAAGCTTCACTACCGTGCAAAAGGAACCGATTTAACGATAGAGCTTCCCGAAAAACATTTGTGGATCGGCGCAGGCAGCACAAATGAACAAGGTCATGACTTTATGGCCAATATGCCGACAGAGGAAGTCTTTACTGTACCTGCAAAAGAAGGCGTAAACGGCACAGTAACCAGCACAAAGCCGTTAAGCTATGGCGGGAATCTGATCGACAACTTCTCCATCACGTTTGAAAACGGGAGAATCTCAGATGTGAAAGCAGAAGAGGGCGAAGAGATTTTGAAGGAGCTTGTCGCTACTGATGAGGGATCTCACTACCTTGGCGAAGTTGCTCTCGTACCTCATGACTCCCCGATCTCAATGTCAAATGTTCTTTTCTATAATACGCTGTTTGATGAAAACGCGTCGAACCATCTGGCAATCGGCAATGCGTATGCATTCTGCATTGAAGGCGGAAAGAAAATGTCCCGAGAAGAGCTTGAGAAAAACGGCGTCAATTCAAGCATCACTCATGTTGACTTTATGATTGGCTCTGAAGAAATGGATATTGACGGCATTCTTGAAGACGGCACAAGCGAACCGATTTTCAGAAAAGGAACATGGGCTATTTAA
- the mreBH gene encoding rod-share determining protein MreBH, with product MFSTSEIGIDLGTANILVYSKDKGIALNEPSVVAIDTVTKNVLAVGTEAKSMIGKTPGKIVAVRPLKDGVIADYDVTTEMLKQIMKKASKKLGFSIRKPTVVVCTPSGATSVERRAIHDAVKNSGAKIVHLIEEPVAAAIGADLPVDEPIANVIVDIGGGTTEVAIISFGGVVSCHSIRIGGDQLDEDIIGYVRKNYNLLIGERTAENIKMEIGYALVKHEELHMDVRGRDLVTGLPKTITLSSAEMQNAMRESLLHILEAIRATLEDCPPELSGDIVDRGVILTGGGALMKGMQEWLSEEIVVPVHLAPNPLESVAIGTGRSLQVIHKLQKVSK from the coding sequence ATGTTTTCTACTTCTGAAATTGGAATTGATTTAGGCACAGCAAACATTCTTGTCTACAGCAAGGATAAAGGAATTGCTCTTAATGAACCGTCCGTAGTGGCGATTGATACTGTTACAAAAAATGTACTCGCCGTCGGCACGGAAGCAAAAAGCATGATCGGCAAAACGCCTGGTAAAATAGTGGCTGTACGGCCTCTTAAAGACGGTGTCATTGCTGATTATGATGTGACCACCGAAATGCTTAAGCAAATCATGAAAAAAGCGTCGAAGAAACTTGGATTTTCAATCAGAAAACCAACCGTTGTCGTGTGCACGCCTTCTGGCGCTACAAGCGTTGAGCGCCGCGCCATCCACGATGCTGTTAAGAATTCAGGTGCAAAAATTGTTCATTTAATTGAAGAGCCGGTTGCTGCTGCAATTGGCGCTGATCTGCCAGTTGATGAACCGATCGCAAATGTGATTGTTGATATCGGCGGCGGCACGACTGAAGTTGCCATTATTTCATTCGGCGGTGTTGTATCGTGCCACTCTATCAGAATTGGCGGGGATCAGCTTGATGAAGATATTATCGGCTACGTCCGCAAAAATTACAACCTGCTGATTGGCGAACGCACAGCAGAGAACATCAAAATGGAAATCGGCTATGCCCTGGTCAAACATGAAGAGCTTCATATGGATGTCAGAGGCCGTGATCTTGTGACAGGACTTCCAAAAACGATTACACTGTCATCTGCAGAAATGCAAAACGCTATGAGAGAATCACTGCTTCACATTCTTGAAGCGATACGCGCTACTCTTGAAGACTGCCCGCCTGAGCTGAGCGGTGATATCGTAGACCGCGGTGTGATTTTGACAGGAGGAGGGGCTTTAATGAAAGGCATGCAGGAGTGGCTGAGCGAAGAGATTGTCGTTCCTGTTCACCTTGCACCAAACCCTCTGGAATCTGTGGCGATTGGAACAGGAAGATCTCTGCAGGTTATTCATAAGCTTCAGAAAGTCTCTAAATAA
- a CDS encoding acyl-CoA dehydrogenase family protein has product MLNSSFIKTDKQKQLAAKAEKLAETFSERAEYYDRHALFPFENFDDLKKAGFLTLSIPDAYGGSGLSLYDFVMVQETLAQGDGPTALSLGWHLGILMNIRETNRWPEEVYAQISREIIQFDKIINSAASEPNSGSPARGGKPETTAVRRGDKWVINGKKIFTSLAPALDYFLITATIEESGEVGEFIIPKDSKGLSIMETWDTLGMRGTRSDDLILDDVVLENQALASYRSKPAKKPMPQGWLLHIPACYLGIAIAARNFAVEFAKKHQPNSLDHPISELPEVRRKTAEMDVKLMTARHLLYGTAEKWDESPDTRHTLSAELAASKTVATNTAVEIVDLAMRIVGGQSIFRSHPIERYYRDVRAGLHNPPADDITYKLLADQAFSEGS; this is encoded by the coding sequence ATGCTGAATTCATCTTTTATCAAGACCGATAAACAAAAACAGCTTGCCGCAAAGGCGGAGAAGCTTGCTGAAACCTTTTCTGAGCGTGCGGAATATTATGACCGCCATGCGCTCTTTCCATTTGAAAACTTTGATGACTTGAAAAAAGCCGGTTTTTTGACATTGTCTATACCGGATGCATACGGCGGATCAGGACTGTCTCTTTATGACTTTGTCATGGTCCAGGAAACCCTGGCGCAGGGAGACGGACCGACAGCGCTTTCGCTTGGCTGGCATCTCGGCATTTTAATGAATATAAGAGAAACCAATAGATGGCCGGAAGAAGTGTACGCGCAGATTTCCCGAGAAATCATACAGTTCGACAAAATCATCAACAGCGCTGCTTCCGAGCCGAACAGCGGCAGTCCAGCAAGAGGGGGAAAACCGGAAACAACGGCTGTCCGCAGGGGGGATAAGTGGGTCATCAACGGGAAGAAGATCTTTACATCGCTTGCCCCTGCCCTTGATTATTTTTTAATTACAGCAACAATAGAAGAATCCGGTGAAGTGGGAGAATTTATTATTCCGAAGGATTCAAAAGGACTTTCCATCATGGAGACGTGGGATACGCTTGGCATGAGAGGGACCAGGAGCGATGATCTCATTCTGGACGATGTTGTGCTCGAAAATCAGGCGCTTGCTTCTTACCGTTCAAAACCTGCCAAAAAACCGATGCCGCAGGGCTGGCTCCTTCATATTCCGGCCTGTTATCTTGGAATCGCGATTGCCGCAAGAAATTTCGCCGTGGAGTTTGCGAAGAAACATCAGCCAAACAGTTTGGACCATCCGATTTCTGAGCTTCCTGAAGTCAGAAGAAAGACAGCAGAAATGGATGTAAAGCTTATGACGGCAAGGCACCTTTTGTACGGCACGGCAGAAAAGTGGGATGAGAGTCCCGATACGCGGCACACACTTTCAGCAGAACTGGCGGCTTCCAAAACGGTTGCAACCAACACGGCCGTAGAAATCGTTGATCTTGCAATGAGAATTGTCGGCGGACAAAGTATATTCCGTTCTCATCCAATTGAACGCTATTACCGGGATGTAAGAGCCGGACTTCATAACCCCCCGGCAGATGACATTACTTATAAGCTTCTGGCCGACCAGGCATTCAGTGAAGGATCATGA
- the abc-f gene encoding ABC-F type ribosomal protection protein → MAKNSRNEKAIVKINGLTKHFGDKLVFEDVSFDIREGDRAGLAGYNGTGKTTLANLLYGTIEPDKGSLTRKAGLEIGYLLQSVDYSVQNFKDALNSEGDQTVLEAAGRLGLEKVADWEEDRLLHLSGGEKLKLALAQVISSNPDLLILDEPTNHLDYHGIEWLADWLQTFRGAVLIISHDRHFLDRTVSHIFELENKKLKEYKGNYTAYRQEKKRQLEEQKHDYELQQRHKAKIEGQMENLRSWSEKAHRNSTKQGSLSERRQMGFKEYHRAKAKKMDVQVRSKMKRLEAELEKNKIEKPLEDTAVQFEFDAAGKRGKRIFEAKGLQKSFAGRTLIGSSHFYMKHGERIGVIGRNGAGKTTLIRMLQGIEGLSGGELWRSPTLKIACLSQDVGDLNADESVLEAMQAADRDKLLKARTLLANMGLKEDKIEQKIGCLSLGERTRVKLAGLILNEYDCLILDEPTNHLDLPSREQLEETLSQFEGTLIIISHDRYLVEKLCDKLLVFEYGSIRRAEMRIGEYYSALKNENTVPNDDEEELLKVNNRLTAVIGNLSLINRDHPEFQEYDNEFARLIREKNLLEKRKKG, encoded by the coding sequence ATGGCTAAAAATAGTCGAAACGAAAAAGCAATTGTAAAAATAAACGGACTGACAAAGCATTTTGGAGATAAATTGGTTTTTGAGGATGTCAGTTTTGACATCAGAGAAGGTGATCGTGCCGGACTGGCAGGCTATAACGGTACGGGAAAGACAACACTTGCGAATTTGCTGTATGGAACAATTGAACCTGACAAAGGCAGCTTGACAAGGAAAGCAGGCCTTGAAATTGGCTATTTGCTTCAGTCGGTAGATTATTCCGTACAGAATTTTAAAGACGCATTGAACAGCGAAGGGGATCAAACAGTGCTTGAAGCAGCAGGCAGGCTTGGACTTGAAAAGGTGGCTGACTGGGAAGAAGATCGGCTCCTGCATTTGAGCGGGGGAGAAAAGCTGAAGCTTGCTCTTGCTCAGGTCATTTCATCAAATCCCGACCTGCTGATTCTGGATGAACCAACCAATCATCTGGATTATCATGGCATTGAATGGCTGGCAGACTGGCTCCAAACATTCAGGGGAGCAGTACTGATCATCTCCCATGACCGGCATTTTCTGGACCGGACTGTTTCACACATTTTTGAACTTGAGAACAAAAAGCTAAAGGAATACAAAGGAAATTATACTGCGTACAGACAGGAAAAAAAGCGGCAGCTTGAGGAACAAAAGCATGATTATGAATTGCAGCAGAGGCATAAAGCGAAAATTGAGGGACAAATGGAGAACCTGCGCAGCTGGTCTGAAAAGGCACACCGGAATTCAACAAAACAGGGAAGTCTGTCTGAGCGCAGGCAAATGGGCTTTAAAGAGTATCACCGGGCAAAAGCAAAAAAGATGGATGTGCAAGTTCGGTCTAAAATGAAAAGGCTCGAAGCAGAGCTTGAAAAAAATAAAATTGAAAAGCCTCTTGAGGATACGGCTGTACAGTTTGAATTTGATGCTGCAGGGAAGAGGGGAAAACGGATTTTTGAAGCAAAAGGTCTTCAGAAATCATTTGCAGGACGCACTCTGATCGGCAGCAGCCATTTTTACATGAAACATGGAGAAAGAATAGGAGTCATCGGGAGAAACGGTGCAGGAAAGACGACTCTTATAAGGATGCTTCAGGGAATTGAAGGATTGTCCGGCGGAGAATTATGGAGGAGCCCTACACTGAAAATCGCTTGTCTGAGCCAGGATGTGGGTGACTTAAATGCAGATGAAAGTGTTCTCGAAGCCATGCAGGCAGCCGACAGGGATAAGTTGCTTAAAGCAAGGACACTGCTTGCCAATATGGGGCTTAAAGAAGACAAAATAGAGCAGAAGATTGGCTGCTTGAGTCTTGGTGAGAGAACCAGAGTGAAACTTGCCGGGCTCATCTTAAACGAATACGATTGTCTGATTCTGGATGAACCGACGAACCATCTTGATCTGCCAAGCAGGGAGCAGCTGGAGGAGACGCTCAGTCAGTTTGAAGGCACCCTCATCATCATCTCCCACGACAGATATCTTGTTGAAAAACTGTGCGATAAACTGCTGGTTTTTGAGTACGGGAGCATTAGAAGAGCCGAGATGAGAATTGGTGAGTATTATTCTGCATTAAAGAATGAAAATACCGTGCCTAATGACGATGAGGAAGAACTGCTGAAAGTGAATAACCGTCTGACAGCAGTCATAGGAAATCTCAGCCTTATAAACAGAGATCATCCAGAATTTCAGGAATATGACAATGAATTTGCAAGGCTTATCCGCGAGAAAAATCTTCTTGAGAAACGCAAAAAAGGCTGA
- a CDS encoding DUF6884 domain-containing protein: MKELCIIPCGNRKIWDKEPHIGEVEAKYAYTGTFHLLCRQYADLFYSDQWVILSAKHGFLLPVDPVPGSYNLSFSMKSDEIIKLEDLKKQAADKNLLQYERLIVLGGKKFRPIAAAVFEGEAVFPLSGCRGIGYMQQKLKKAIAEKRRIHC; encoded by the coding sequence ATGAAAGAGCTTTGTATTATACCGTGCGGGAACAGGAAAATATGGGATAAGGAGCCGCATATTGGTGAAGTGGAAGCAAAATACGCCTATACTGGAACGTTTCATTTGCTTTGCAGACAGTATGCAGATCTTTTCTATAGTGATCAATGGGTGATTCTTTCGGCTAAACACGGTTTCCTGCTGCCGGTAGACCCCGTGCCCGGTTCGTATAACCTTTCTTTCAGCATGAAATCAGACGAGATTATAAAACTGGAAGACTTGAAGAAACAGGCAGCAGATAAAAATCTGTTGCAGTATGAGCGGCTAATAGTCCTTGGCGGAAAAAAATTCAGACCTATAGCAGCTGCGGTGTTTGAAGGTGAAGCTGTTTTTCCTTTAAGCGGGTGCAGGGGAATCGGCTATATGCAGCAAAAACTGAAAAAGGCCATTGCAGAAAAAAGAAGGATTCACTGCTGA
- a CDS encoding aminoglycoside phosphotransferase family protein: MMFPETFKQTIRGVHGENGDVWLRELPARLAGWEQKYGIRIGKFYPMTFHFVAEVTLNGGVEAVIKVGLPANKELINEKNALAVFGKGAGMIKLLEDHTDEGFLLLEKAVPGTVLSDSMEDEKAVAAAAAVMGSIRTDDWGSMHFPHLSDWFKGLDLAEDIPERYLKKASVIVNELLFEMHHPSLLHGDLHQNNILSHQGEWKAIDPKGVIGEKEFEAAAFCRNYLFDKHHPFAVLQNRLSLFEKAAGLNLKKMIRWGYCGAVLSACWCKEDHMPCADENLILADLYEKLL; this comes from the coding sequence ATGATGTTTCCTGAAACGTTCAAGCAGACAATCCGCGGCGTTCATGGTGAGAATGGAGATGTCTGGCTTCGGGAACTTCCTGCCAGGCTGGCCGGGTGGGAGCAAAAATACGGCATCAGGATTGGCAAATTCTATCCAATGACCTTTCATTTTGTTGCTGAAGTTACGCTTAATGGCGGCGTGGAAGCGGTTATTAAAGTGGGATTGCCTGCTAATAAAGAGCTTATTAACGAAAAAAACGCCCTTGCTGTTTTTGGAAAAGGCGCCGGAATGATCAAGCTGCTTGAGGATCATACCGATGAAGGATTTTTGCTGCTTGAAAAGGCAGTTCCGGGTACGGTTCTCTCAGACAGCATGGAAGATGAAAAAGCAGTCGCTGCGGCAGCGGCTGTTATGGGGAGTATTCGTACTGATGACTGGGGCAGCATGCACTTTCCTCATTTATCTGACTGGTTTAAAGGTTTGGACCTTGCAGAAGATATTCCTGAAAGGTACCTCAAGAAGGCATCTGTGATCGTAAATGAGCTGCTTTTTGAAATGCATCATCCCTCTCTTTTGCATGGAGACCTGCATCAAAATAATATCCTCAGCCATCAAGGGGAATGGAAAGCGATTGACCCGAAGGGCGTGATTGGCGAAAAGGAGTTTGAAGCTGCCGCTTTTTGCAGGAATTATCTTTTTGACAAACACCATCCATTTGCTGTCCTTCAAAACAGACTGTCATTATTTGAGAAAGCAGCCGGACTTAACCTTAAAAAGATGATCCGGTGGGGCTATTGCGGGGCCGTTTTAAGCGCCTGCTGGTGCAAAGAAGATCATATGCCGTGCGCTGATGAAAATCTGATACTCGCTGATTTGTATGAAAAACTGCTTTGA
- a CDS encoding gamma-glutamylcyclotransferase — translation MNVHLFIYGTLRHGESNFTYMKGALCLAEQARTSGRLYDTGEGYPAMTAESGAVYGELLELDEENLEKIHELEGYLAENHQDNLFELKEITVMTDTGEFRALSYIMNTSKTTRMKQIQSGDWKEYMFASELPEETLYFAYGSCMDTERFKLAGVDHHFAEVIGAGKIERYTVKFTISVHDGGRADLVEERGGAEGILYRVPKEAVEYLYVREGVGTGMYRPAFVKVEVNGRVYEQCLTFTVIDKKEEFRPPGHYSSEILKGAEGRLSPEYVKRMKRYMDELPEM, via the coding sequence ATGAACGTTCACTTGTTTATTTATGGAACACTCCGCCATGGAGAAAGCAATTTTACATATATGAAAGGCGCCTTGTGCCTGGCTGAACAGGCGCGTACGTCAGGAAGACTTTATGACACAGGGGAAGGATATCCTGCGATGACAGCTGAATCCGGAGCGGTTTATGGTGAGCTGTTGGAACTGGACGAAGAGAACCTTGAAAAGATCCATGAATTAGAGGGGTACCTCGCTGAAAACCATCAAGATAACTTATTCGAACTTAAAGAAATCACTGTTATGACGGATACCGGAGAATTCCGGGCTTTAAGCTACATCATGAACACAAGCAAAACAACCCGAATGAAACAGATTCAAAGCGGCGACTGGAAAGAATACATGTTTGCTTCCGAATTACCGGAAGAAACGCTGTATTTTGCTTACGGATCGTGCATGGATACAGAACGGTTCAAACTTGCAGGAGTCGATCATCACTTTGCTGAAGTAATAGGGGCGGGGAAAATTGAGCGATATACGGTGAAATTCACGATTTCCGTACATGACGGCGGACGTGCAGATCTTGTTGAGGAACGCGGGGGAGCAGAAGGAATTCTGTACAGAGTTCCAAAAGAAGCTGTCGAGTATCTTTATGTGAGAGAAGGGGTAGGAACAGGAATGTACCGGCCTGCATTTGTAAAAGTGGAGGTGAATGGCCGGGTATACGAGCAGTGTCTGACTTTTACAGTCATCGACAAGAAAGAAGAGTTTCGGCCACCTGGTCATTATTCGTCAGAGATTTTAAAAGGTGCTGAAGGCAGATTGAGTCCGGAGTATGTGAAGCGAATGAAACGCTATATGGATGAGCTGCCTGAAATGTAG